The proteins below are encoded in one region of Blochmannia endosymbiont of Camponotus (Colobopsis) obliquus:
- a CDS encoding porin: protein MKLRYLRVLVSTMIAAGTVSATEIYNKNGNLLDFFGTLNSGYYLSNDDSKNGNYSFVRYGVIGKTQTSDQFIGFGMFEYETGLQYIERSNIKNGCIRLGYAGIKFGDFGYIDYGRNYGILYDVGSWTDVMPEFGGDNSIVDNFLSGRASNVLTYRNTNFFGLLDGFNFALQYQGKNDDIKKVNGYDGVKEANGEGYGVSVIFNLDHGMFASAAYSNSKRTANQQALNANVVRGGEEEGSNTNIISNDDNAEAYSLGLKYDANNFYVAALYGETRHMTPFGDFVVNGGGSNVEKVHAFADKAKNVELVVQYRFDFGLRPSISYLHSKISDIVHNYNSYLKKYIAIGASYNFNENVLTKVNYQINLLKKDDFVQAVQLSTDNILALGISYIF, encoded by the coding sequence ATGAAATTGCGGTATCTTAGAGTGCTAGTTTCGACTATGATTGCGGCAGGTACTGTGAGTGCTACTGAGATTTATAATAAAAATGGTAATCTGTTAGATTTTTTTGGTACACTCAATAGTGGATATTATTTATCTAATGACGATAGTAAAAATGGTAATTATTCTTTTGTGCGGTATGGGGTAATTGGCAAAACTCAAACGAGTGATCAATTTATTGGGTTTGGTATGTTTGAGTATGAAACTGGTCTTCAATATATTGAACGTAGTAATATTAAGAATGGATGCATACGATTAGGCTATGCTGGTATAAAATTTGGTGATTTTGGTTATATTGATTATGGTAGAAATTATGGAATTTTATATGACGTTGGGTCTTGGACGGATGTTATGCCGGAATTTGGTGGTGATAATTCTATCGTAGATAATTTTCTTTCTGGACGTGCTTCTAATGTTCTTACTTATCGTAATACCAATTTTTTTGGTTTATTAGATGGTTTTAATTTTGCTTTACAATATCAAGGTAAAAATGACGATATTAAGAAAGTTAATGGATATGATGGTGTAAAGGAAGCTAATGGGGAAGGTTATGGTGTGTCTGTAATTTTTAACTTAGACCATGGTATGTTTGCATCAGCTGCATATTCTAATAGTAAGCGTACCGCAAATCAACAAGCTTTAAATGCTAATGTTGTGCGTGGAGGTGAAGAAGAGGGTAGTAATACTAATATTATTAGTAATGATGATAATGCCGAAGCGTATTCATTAGGATTAAAGTATGATGCGAATAATTTTTATGTTGCTGCATTGTATGGTGAGACTCGTCATATGACTCCGTTTGGTGATTTTGTTGTTAATGGTGGTGGTTCAAATGTAGAAAAAGTACATGCTTTTGCTGATAAAGCAAAGAATGTTGAGTTGGTCGTTCAGTATCGGTTTGATTTTGGTTTGCGTCCTTCTATAAGTTATTTACATTCTAAAATTAGTGATATAGTGCACAATTATAATAGTTATTTGAAGAAATATATTGCTATAGGTGCTAGTTATAATTTTAATGAAAATGTATTAACTAAAGTTAATTATCAAATTAATTTACTTAAGAAAGATGATTTTGTTCAAGCAGTGCAGTTATCTACTGATAATATTCTTGCATTGGGTATTTCTTATATATTTTAA
- the gyrA gene encoding DNA topoisomerase (ATP-hydrolyzing) subunit A: MDGLAKEISYINIEEELKRSYLDYAMSVIVGRALPDVRDGLKPVHRRILYAMHILGNDWNKSYKKSARVVGDVIGKYHPHGDTAVYDSIVRMAQYFSMRYVLIDGQGNFGSIDGDPAAAMRYTEVRMSKIARELLLDLDKDTVDYKPNYDGTEYIPEVLPTRIPNLLINGSSGIAVGMATNIPPHNISEVIDGCLAILDNENISIEELMKCIPGPDFPTAAIINDKSGIKEAYITGKGKIYIRARTKIESDMKTGRESIIVYELPYQVNKARLIEKIAELVKEKRVIGISGLRDESDQDGLRIVIEVKRDAISEVVLNNLYTLTQLQVVFGINMVALFNGQPKIFSLKEILSAFICSRREVVTRRMFFELKKARDRVYILEALTIALSNIDLMIDIIRKSINSMEANASLMSCAWFSGIVPEMRKTINTDIFKSKWLKMDRVIVNGKYRLTNCQAQAILDLRLHRLTSLEYEKILFEYKDILIKIGRFIKVLQDSSCLTDVIRKELISIKEQYSDSRRTEIIINSSDINIEDLINQENVVVTLSYQGYVKCQPLTDYEAQRRGGKGKLAARIKEEDFITRLLVANTHDTILLFSNYGRIYWMKVYRLPVSNRGSRGKPIINLLPLEADERITAILPVRKYEAGYYVFMATSMGIVKKTSLIQFSRPRSAGIIAINLSKGDELIGVNLTNGENEVMLFSSYGKVVRFFEKQVRNMGRTAVGVKGINLVEGDRVVSLIVPLNNSSILTVTQHGYGKRTAQVEYPVRSRATQGVISIKVSERNGKVVGAVQANDCDQIMMITDAGTLVRIPVSEVSIIGRNTQGVVLIRTVENERVVGLQRVADSMDDDILNK; the protein is encoded by the coding sequence ATGGATGGTCTTGCTAAGGAAATTAGTTATATTAATATTGAAGAAGAACTCAAACGTTCTTATTTAGATTATGCTATGTCTGTGATTGTTGGACGTGCTTTGCCTGACGTCAGAGATGGATTAAAACCAGTACATCGTCGTATATTATATGCCATGCATATACTTGGTAATGATTGGAATAAATCGTATAAAAAGTCAGCACGGGTTGTAGGTGATGTTATTGGTAAATATCATCCACATGGGGATACGGCGGTGTATGATAGTATTGTACGAATGGCTCAATATTTTTCTATGCGTTATGTATTAATTGATGGTCAAGGCAATTTTGGTTCTATTGATGGAGATCCAGCAGCAGCTATGCGTTATACTGAAGTACGTATGTCGAAAATTGCTCGTGAGTTATTGTTGGATTTAGATAAAGATACTGTCGATTATAAACCTAATTATGATGGTACTGAATATATACCTGAAGTATTACCTACCAGAATACCAAATTTGTTGATTAATGGTAGTTCGGGTATTGCAGTAGGTATGGCTACTAATATCCCCCCTCATAATATTTCTGAAGTGATTGACGGGTGTTTGGCTATTTTGGATAATGAAAATATTAGTATTGAAGAATTAATGAAATGTATTCCTGGTCCAGATTTTCCTACTGCTGCTATTATTAATGATAAGAGTGGTATTAAAGAAGCGTATATCACTGGTAAAGGAAAAATATATATACGTGCACGTACTAAAATAGAAAGCGATATGAAGACTGGACGAGAGTCTATTATAGTATATGAACTTCCGTATCAAGTGAATAAAGCACGTTTAATAGAAAAGATTGCTGAATTAGTAAAGGAAAAACGTGTTATAGGCATAAGTGGATTACGAGATGAATCTGATCAAGATGGTTTGCGTATTGTTATTGAGGTGAAACGTGATGCCATTAGTGAGGTAGTTTTGAATAATTTATATACTTTAACACAGTTACAAGTTGTATTTGGCATTAATATGGTAGCATTATTTAATGGACAGCCAAAAATTTTTTCTCTTAAAGAAATTTTATCTGCTTTTATATGTTCCCGTCGAGAAGTAGTAACGAGACGCATGTTTTTTGAATTAAAAAAAGCGCGAGACCGTGTATATATATTGGAAGCGTTAACTATCGCGTTATCTAATATTGATTTGATGATTGATATTATTCGCAAGTCTATAAATTCAATGGAAGCTAATGCCAGTTTAATGTCTTGTGCTTGGTTTTCTGGTATTGTGCCTGAGATGAGAAAAACAATTAATACTGATATATTTAAGTCTAAATGGTTAAAAATGGATCGTGTTATCGTAAATGGTAAATATCGTTTAACTAATTGCCAAGCTCAAGCTATTTTAGATTTAAGATTACATAGACTTACTAGTTTAGAATATGAGAAAATATTATTTGAGTATAAAGATATATTGATTAAAATTGGTCGTTTTATTAAAGTATTACAAGATTCAAGTTGTCTGACGGATGTAATTCGCAAAGAATTGATTAGCATTAAGGAACAATATAGCGATTCACGTCGTACTGAAATTATTATTAATTCTTCAGATATTAATATCGAGGATTTAATTAACCAAGAAAATGTAGTGGTTACTTTATCTTATCAGGGTTATGTTAAATGTCAACCATTAACAGATTATGAAGCACAACGTCGAGGTGGTAAAGGGAAATTAGCAGCACGTATTAAAGAAGAAGATTTTATTACTCGGTTATTAGTGGCAAATACCCATGATACAATTTTATTATTTTCTAATTATGGTCGTATATATTGGATGAAGGTTTATCGTTTACCTGTATCTAATCGCGGTTCTCGTGGAAAACCTATCATTAATTTGTTGCCACTGGAAGCTGATGAAAGAATTACAGCTATTTTACCAGTACGTAAATATGAAGCGGGATATTATGTATTTATGGCTACTTCTATGGGTATTGTAAAAAAAACTTCTTTAATACAATTCAGCCGTCCACGTAGCGCGGGTATTATCGCTATTAATCTTAGCAAGGGGGACGAATTAATTGGAGTAAATTTAACTAACGGTGAAAATGAGGTTATGTTATTTTCTTCTTATGGAAAAGTAGTAAGATTTTTTGAAAAACAGGTTCGTAATATGGGTCGTACTGCAGTTGGAGTAAAAGGTATCAATTTAGTGGAAGGGGATCGAGTAGTATCTCTTATTGTACCACTTAATAATAGCTCAATTCTTACTGTTACTCAACATGGATATGGGAAAAGGACGGCTCAAGTAGAATATCCGGTAAGATCGCGTGCCACTCAGGGTGTGATTTCTATTAAAGTTAGTGAACGTAATGGTAAAGTGGTTGGTGCTGTACAAGCAAATGATTGTGATCAAATTATGATGATCACGGATGCTGGTACATTAGTACGTATTCCTGTTTCAGAAGTTAGTATTATTGGTCGTAATACTCAAGGTGTTGTATTAATTAGAACAGTTGAAAATGAACGAGTAGTCGGATTACAGCGTGTTGCAGATTCTATGGATGATGATATTTTAAATAAATAA
- the rplY gene encoding 50S ribosomal protein L25 — protein MLTFHAVTRKKLGTQASRRLRLQKQYPAIIYGKNILPISISLNYNHYFNIQQIKKIYKEKMILIINQKNETMVKIQEVTYHPFKPIIMHIDFIRI, from the coding sequence ATGTTAACTTTTCATGCAGTAACTCGAAAAAAATTAGGAACTCAAGCAAGCAGACGTTTAAGATTGCAGAAACAATATCCTGCCATAATTTATGGCAAAAATATCCTACCAATATCAATTTCTTTAAACTATAACCACTATTTTAATATTCAACAAATTAAAAAAATATATAAAGAAAAAATGATTTTAATTATCAACCAAAAAAATGAAACTATGGTAAAAATTCAAGAAGTCACATACCATCCATTCAAACCAATTATAATGCATATAGATTTTATTCGTATTTAA
- the ubiG gene encoding bifunctional 2-polyprenyl-6-hydroxyphenol methylase/3-demethylubiquinol 3-O-methyltransferase UbiG codes for MKNKINNTLVSNKNNIDLDEINKFNDFAHLWWNKKDKFSSLHKINPLRLNYILERSHGLFGKKILDIGCGGGILTESMAQEGAEVTGIDVAKKLLKIAHTHALENDLQIKYFQQTIEQHIQEYQSYYDIITCLEILEHVPNPLSLIQSCAIAVKHNGQVFFSTLNRNFKSWLYVILGAEYLFQLLPKGTHNFHKFIKPSELLDWANNSSLYEQHIIGIHYNPLCNHFYFKSDITLNYIIHTKHIKNSTNIFSQNYNKNTQT; via the coding sequence ATGAAAAATAAAATAAATAATACACTTGTGTCAAATAAAAACAACATTGATCTTGATGAAATAAATAAATTTAACGATTTTGCTCATCTTTGGTGGAATAAAAAAGATAAATTTAGCTCTTTACATAAAATCAATCCACTACGCTTAAATTACATTCTTGAACGTTCACATGGATTATTTGGTAAAAAAATCCTAGATATAGGATGTGGTGGCGGCATTCTAACAGAAAGTATGGCACAAGAAGGCGCTGAAGTTACAGGTATAGATGTAGCAAAAAAATTATTAAAAATAGCACATACGCATGCACTAGAAAATGATTTACAAATCAAATATTTTCAACAAACAATCGAACAACATATACAAGAATATCAAAGTTATTATGACATAATTACTTGTTTAGAAATACTAGAACATGTTCCAAATCCATTATCATTAATTCAATCTTGCGCAATAGCGGTCAAACACAATGGACAAGTATTCTTTTCTACATTAAATCGTAATTTTAAATCTTGGCTATACGTTATTCTCGGTGCTGAATATCTATTTCAACTATTACCTAAAGGCACTCACAACTTTCATAAATTTATTAAACCATCAGAACTATTAGACTGGGCTAATAACTCATCATTATATGAACAACACATAATTGGAATACATTACAATCCATTATGTAATCATTTTTATTTTAAGTCTGATATTACGCTAAACTATATAATACACACAAAACACATAAAAAACTCTACAAATATTTTTTCACAAAATTATAATAAAAATACACAAACCTGA
- a CDS encoding D-alanine--D-alanine ligase family protein, translated as MSKLRVGIIFGGSSLEHEVSVLSAINIINFIDKDCFEVIVIMIDKSSKWYVSDLSCFLQDNKKYSVNTFCSYIKKHGCNNIFLSLQDCPYRFMYMDNLLSFLKIDLIFPIVHGSIGEDGTLQGLLQISKIPFIGSHVLGSVISMNKDISKCLLRNAGLKVTSYEILTYKDYCINGVNFEYFVSSLGLPLFIKPVNQGSSLGVSKVFNKSDFYRALKLAFEFSYKILVESAIIGREIECAVLGNEELQISLCGEIIHNDVYYTYRSKYVDTQGVQLIIPAKISNIITSKIRCISLKAFKVLNCLGMARVDIFLTQSNQIIINEVNTLPGFTSDSMYPKLWQASGLNCTALITKLIELAMNLHRDDVKFR; from the coding sequence ATGTCAAAGTTGCGTGTTGGAATTATTTTTGGAGGTAGTTCTTTAGAGCATGAAGTATCGGTTTTATCCGCTATAAACATAATAAATTTTATTGACAAAGATTGTTTTGAAGTAATTGTTATAATGATAGATAAATCGAGTAAATGGTATGTTAGTGATTTGTCATGTTTTCTACAGGACAACAAGAAATATTCTGTAAATACTTTTTGTAGTTATATTAAAAAACATGGATGTAATAATATTTTTTTATCTTTACAAGATTGTCCGTATCGATTTATGTATATGGATAATCTTTTGTCATTTTTAAAAATTGATCTGATTTTTCCCATCGTACATGGATCAATTGGTGAAGATGGTACTTTACAAGGTTTATTACAAATAAGTAAAATACCATTTATTGGTTCTCACGTGTTAGGATCGGTAATAAGCATGAATAAAGATATTTCTAAATGTTTGTTACGTAATGCTGGTTTGAAAGTTACTTCTTATGAGATATTAACTTATAAAGATTATTGTATTAATGGTGTAAATTTTGAATATTTTGTTAGTAGTTTAGGTTTACCTTTATTTATTAAACCTGTTAATCAAGGTTCGTCATTGGGTGTATCTAAAGTGTTCAATAAAAGTGATTTTTATCGGGCATTAAAATTAGCATTTGAATTTAGTTATAAGATTTTAGTGGAATCTGCTATTATTGGTCGGGAAATAGAATGCGCGGTATTAGGAAATGAAGAATTACAGATTAGTTTATGTGGTGAAATAATACACAATGATGTGTATTATACTTATCGTAGTAAATATGTTGATACACAAGGTGTACAGTTAATCATTCCTGCTAAAATTAGTAATATAATTACTTCGAAAATTCGTTGTATTTCTTTAAAAGCATTTAAGGTACTGAATTGTTTAGGTATGGCACGTGTAGATATTTTTTTAACTCAAAGTAATCAAATTATAATTAATGAAGTTAACACATTGCCTGGATTTACGTCAGATAGTATGTATCCAAAGTTGTGGCAGGCAAGTGGGTTAAATTGTACAGCATTAATTACTAAACTAATTGAATTAGCAATGAATTTACATCGTGATGATGTAAAATTTAGATAA